One stretch of Ananas comosus cultivar F153 linkage group 6, ASM154086v1, whole genome shotgun sequence DNA includes these proteins:
- the LOC109711827 gene encoding ankyrin repeat-containing protein At2g01680 translates to MDLRFRSYQEFFAAVRSGDAGEVRRLVEGADGEGDGAGAALLAAQTEAGETALYIAAEGDMAELVRFLLPIYDYAAATVRSRLDLDAFHVAAKQGHSGIVKEFLSRWPELCKLCDSSNTSPLYSAAVKDHVDVVNAILDADESSIRIVRKNGKTALHTAARIGYLRIVKALIERDPGIVSIKDKKGQTALHMAVKGRNTDAVEELLLADISILNMCDKKGNTALHIATRKWRPQMVQLLLSYESIIVNAINNQNETAMDLAERIPYGESQMEIMERLSEAGAKNARNVGQIDETSELRRTVSDIKHDVQNQLIQNAKTNKRVTGIAKELKKLHREAVQNTINSVTMVAVLIASIAFVAIFNLPGQYYQSGEANIADVMGFRAFYLLNATGLFISLAVVVVQITLVAWDTGAQKQVVSIMNKLMWSACLSTCAAFLSLAFVVVGSESWMAVTVTSVGGPILVVTLLILGYFVLRQRFKFGEDKQRRIKRASGSKSFSWSFHSGYSDPDALSDHEKKIYAL, encoded by the exons ATGGATCTGCGGTTCCGATCGTACCAAGAATTCTTCGCCGCCGTCCGATCGGGGGACGCCGGCGAAGTGCGGCGCCTCGTCGAGGGGGCCGACGGCGAGGGggacggcgccggcgccgcgctGTTGGCGGCGCAGACGGAGGCGGGGGAGACGGCGCTGTACATCGCGGCGGAGGGCGACATGGCCGAGCTCGTGCGCTTCCTCCTCCCGATCTACGACTacgccgccgccaccgtccGATCCCGCCTCGACCTCGACGCCTTCCACGTGGCGGCCAAGCAAGGCCACTCCG GGATTGTGAAGGAATTTTTAAGCCGATGGCCCGAACTGTGCAAGCTGTGCGATTCGTCAAACACTAGCCCTCTTTACTCTGCTGCTGTTAAGGACCATGTGGATGTTGTTAACGCCATATTGGACGCTGACGAGAGCTCGATAAGGATCGTGAGGAAGAACGGCAAGACCGCACTTCACACAGCCGCGAGAATCGGCTACCTTCGCATAGTGAAAGCACTTATAGAAAGGGATCCTGGAATCGTTTCGATCAAGGACAAAAAGGGGCAAACCGCACTCCATATGGCCGTCAAGGGAAGGAATACCGATGCAGTGGAGGAGCTCTTGTTAGCTGATATCTCTATCCTTAATATGTGCGACAAGAAGGGCAATACGGCTTTGCACATCGCGACCAGAAAATGGCGCCCTCAG ATGGTGCAACTTCTTCTGAGCTACGAATCTATTATAGTCAATGCTATCAACAATCAAAATGAGACAGCTATGGACTTGGCTGAAAGAATCCCTTACGGTGAATCCCAAATGGAGATAATGGAAAGATTATCTGAAGCTGGCGCCAAAAATGCCAGAAACGTCGGCCAAATCGACGAGACATCAGAGCTGAGGAGAACAGTGAGTGACATAAAGCACGATGTCCAGAACCAGCTCATTCAGAATGCCAAAACAAACAAACGAGTCACGGGTATCGCAAAAGAGCTGAAAAAGCTTCACCGAGAAGCCGTTCAGAATACCATTAATTCTGTAACTATGGTGGCTGTTCTAATTGCCTCTATTGCCTTTGTTGCCATATTTAACTTACCCGGACAATACTATCAAAGTGGCGAGGCCAATATAGCCGACGTCATGGGCTTTCGCGCCTTCTACCTTCTAAATGCCACTGGTCTCTTCATTTCTCTTGCAGTGGTTGTGGTTCAGATCACTTTGGTTGCATGGGACACTGGTGCTCAGAAACAAGTCGTATCGATCATGAATAAGCTCATGTGGTCGGCTTGTCTTAGCACCTGTGCAGCCTTTCTCTCATTGGCTTTTGTGGTTGTGGGGAGCGAGTCGTGGATGGCCGTTACAGTAACATCAGTGGGAGGGCCCATACTGGTCGTGACTTTGTTAATTTTGGGGTATTTCGTGCTTCGCCAGCGGTTCAAGTTCGGTGAGGATAAACAGAGGCGAATCAAACGGGCGAGCGGGAGCAAGTCGTTCTCATGGTCTTTCCATTCAGGCTATTCGGACCCGGATGCCTTATCGGATCACGAGAAGAAGATATATGCACTGTAA
- the LOC109711843 gene encoding glutamine synthetase cytosolic isozyme 1-1 gives MSLLQDLINLNLSESTEKIIVEYIWIGGSGMDIRSKARTLSGPVTDPSQLPKWNYDGSSTGQAPGQDSEVILYPQAIFKDPFRRGNNILVMCDCYTPAGEPIPTNKRYKAAEIFSHPKVVAEEPWYGIEQEYTLLQKDVKWPLGWPVGGFPGPQGPYYCAAGADKAFGRDIVDSHYKACLYAGINISGINGEVMPGQWEFQVGPSVGIAAGDQLWVARYILERITEIAGVVLSFDPKPIPGDWNGAGAHTNYSTKSMRSDGGFEVIKAAIEKLKLKHKEHIAAYGEGNERRLTGRHETADINTFSWGVANRGASVRVGRETEKNGKGYFEDRRPASNMDPYVVTSMIADTTILWKP, from the exons ATGTCTCTTCTCCAAGATCTCATCAACCTCAACCTCTCCGAATCCACGGAGAAGATCATAGTCGAGTACATATG GATTGGTGGATCTGGCATGGATATCAGAAGCAAAGCAAGG ACTTTGTCAGGCCCTGTCACTGATCCGAGCCAGCTTCCGAAGTGGAACTACGATGGCTCGAGCACCGGCCAAGCTCCGGGTCAGGACAGTGAAGTGATCTTATA TCCCCAAGCAATTTTCAAGGATCCATTCAGGAGGGGCAACAATATTCTT GTTATGTGCGACTGCTATACTCCTGCTGGAGAGCCGATTCCAACCAACAAAAGATATAAGGCCGCAGAAATCTTTAGCCACCCTAAGGTTGTTGCTGAAGAACCTTG GTACGGAATTGAGCAGGAGTACACCCTCTTGCAGAAAGATGTCAAATGGCCTCTTGGATGGCCTGTTGGTGGCTTTCCTGGTCCTCAG GGTCCGTACTACTGTGCTGCTGGTGCAGACAAAGCCTTTGGCCGCGACATAGTCGATTCGCACTACAAAGCTTGTTTATATGCAGGCATTAACATTAGCGGAATCAACGGAGAGGTCATGCCTGGCCAG TGGGAGTTCCAAGTTGGTCCTTCTGTTGGAATCGCCGCTGGTGATCAGCTGTGGGTTGCGCGTTACATTCTCGAG AGGATCACTGAGATTGCAGGAGTTGTACTCTCCTTCGACCCGAAACCGATCCCG GGAGATTGGAATGGTGCTGGTGCTCACACAAATTATAG CACCAAGTCCATGAGAAGTGATGGAGGATTTGAGGTAATAAAGGCCGCCATCGAGAAGCTGAAGCTGAAGCACAAGGAGCACATTGCAGCCTATGGCGAAGGGAACGAGCGCCGCCTCACCGGTCGCCACGAGACCGCCGATATCAATACCTTCTCCTGG GGAGTTGCAAACCGCGGCGCATCGGTTCGTGTAGGCCGCGAGACCGAGAAGAACGGAAAAG GTTATTTTGAAGATCGGAGGCCGGCTTCGAACATGGATCCCTATGTAGTGACATCCATGATTGCTGATACCACCATCCTGTGGAAACCCTAG
- the LOC109711992 gene encoding uncharacterized protein LOC109711992 → MNFFNRARTPLSSLLLRRRRTIPGNPRPPPSSSSSSSSSSSSSPLSSLLHRVPSSSSSSSVLLRRNYFVARSPEVVHFRRRSAPRWYHNPRNVVVVVVLVGGAAVSIYYGHLETVPYTKRRHFVLLSPAVERQLGESQFAQLKSALRDKILPALHPDSVRVRLISADIIRAVELGLRRHHHHHHRPWTDIDYASHDPTLPPPGDAARDTILLLHGPRPGEGVAVAGDAWRREDEVLDDSWVRETRKKGEARGSQPDTRHLERLNWEVLVVKDNMVNAFCLPGGKIVVFTGLLDHFREDAEIATVIGHEVGHAIARHSAEMITKNLWFAILQLILLQFIFMPDLINAMSTLLLRLPFSRRMEMEADYIGLMLLAAAGYDPRIAPKVYEKLGKIVGDSNLNNYLSTHPSSKKRAELLSQAKVMEEAMLIYRETLGGRGIEGFL, encoded by the exons atgaatttcttCAACAGGGCGAGAacccctctctcctccctcctcctccgccgccgccgcaccatCCCCGGAAACCCTAGaccccctccctcctcctcctcctcttcttcttcttcttcttcttcctcccccctctcctctctcctccaccgcgttccctcttcctcctcctcctcctccgtcctcctccgccgaaaCTACTTCGTCGCTCGCTCCCCCGAGGTCGTCCACTTCCGGCGCCGCTCCGCCCCGCGGTGGTACCACAACCCCCGCAAcgtggtcgtcgtcgtcgtcctcgtcggcggcgccgccgtgtCCATCTACTACGGCCACCTCGAGACCGTCCCCTACACGAAGCGCCGCCACTTcgtcctcctctcccccgccgtCGAGCGCCAGCTCGGCGAGTCCCAGTTCGCCCAGCTCAAGTCCGCCCTCCGCGACAAGATCCTCCCCGCCCTCCACCCCGACAGCGTCCGCGTCCGCCTCATCTCCGCCGACATCATCCGCGCCGTCGAGCtcggcctccgccgccaccaccaccaccaccaccgccccTGGACCGACATCGACTACGCCTCCCACGACCCCACCCTCCCCCCGCCCGGCGACGCCGCCCGCGACACCATCCTCCTCCTGCACGGCCCCCGCCCCGGGGAGGgcgtcgccgtcgccggcgaCGCGTGGCGCCGCGAGGACGAGGTCCTCGACGACTCCTGGGTCCGCGAGACCCGCAAGAAGGGCGAGGCCCGCGGGTCGCAGCCCGACACCAGGCACCTGGAGAGACTCAATTGGGAGGTTCTCGTCGTCAAAGACAACATGGTCAATGCGTTTTGCCTCCCCGGCGGCAAGATCGTCGTGTTCACCGGCCTGCTCGACCATTTCAGGGAGGATGCCGAGATCGCTACTGTGATCGGTCACGAG GTGGGCCACGCCATTGCGCGGCATTCTGCGGAGATGATCACAAAGAATTTGTGGTTCGCCATCTTGCAGTTGATTCTGCTGCAGTTTATTTTTATGCCTGATCTCATAAACGCAATGTCGACTCTACTCCTTAGACTTCCTTTCTCTCGGAG GATGGAAATGGAAGCAGATTACATTGGACTTATGCTACTTGCTGCTGCCGGGTATGATCCACGGATCGCCCCAAAGGTGTATGAGAAACTAGGAAAGATTGTGGGCGATTCGAACTTGAATAACTACCTCTCTACTCATCCTTCAAGTAAGAAAAGAGCAGAGTTGTTATCTCAAGCCAAAGTTATGGAGGAAGCTATGCTGATTTACAGAGAAACTCTTGGTGGTCGTGGTATAGAGGGCTTCCTCTAG
- the LOC109712146 gene encoding uncharacterized protein LOC109712146, producing the protein XVVPFCLFLLLDIYWKYETRLTCGDSDHGHGGCSPADHLRHQKSVMKSQRNALLIAAALLLYWLLFSVSSLVLRLDQLHHRLDQLKRHDD; encoded by the coding sequence cNGGTGGTGCCCTTCTGCCTCTTCCTGCTGTTGGACATCTACTGGAAGTACGAGACGCGCCTCACCTGCGGCGACAGCGACCACGGCCACGGCGGCTGCTCCCCCGCCGACCACCTCCGCCACCAGAAGTCCGTCATGAAGAGCCAGCGCAACGCCCTCCTCAtcgccgccgccctcctccTCTACTGGCTCCTCTTCTCCGTCTCCTCCCTCGTCCTCCGCCTCGACCAGCTCCACCACCGCCTCGACCAGCTTAAACGCCACGATGATTGA